The following are from one region of the Pseudazoarcus pumilus genome:
- a CDS encoding peptidylprolyl isomerase: MIRTLFACTFALASLAAAAANPVVDLETNRGTIRLELDAEKAPVTVENFVQYVRDGHYDGTVFHRVIDGFMIQGGGFDEKLKQKPTRAPIRNEADNGLKNATGTIAMARTNVPDSATSQFFINLVDNTGLDRPRPDGHGYAVFGRVVDGMGVVREIGKLPTRRAGPHQNVPVEPVVVERAVLVESN, translated from the coding sequence ATGATCCGTACCCTCTTCGCCTGCACGTTCGCCCTCGCCAGCCTCGCCGCAGCAGCTGCAAACCCCGTCGTCGACCTCGAAACCAACCGCGGCACGATCCGCCTCGAACTCGACGCCGAAAAGGCACCGGTGACCGTCGAGAACTTCGTGCAATACGTGCGCGACGGACATTACGACGGCACCGTGTTTCATCGCGTCATCGACGGCTTCATGATCCAGGGCGGGGGTTTCGACGAAAAGCTCAAGCAGAAGCCCACCCGCGCACCGATCCGTAACGAGGCCGACAACGGACTCAAGAACGCGACCGGCACCATCGCCATGGCGCGCACCAACGTGCCCGACTCGGCCACCTCGCAGTTCTTCATCAACCTCGTCGACAACACCGGGCTGGATCGCCCGCGCCCGGACGGTCACGGCTATGCCGTGTTCGGTCGTGTGGTCGACGGCATGGGTGTCGTGCGCGAGATCGGCAAGCTGCCCACGCGCCGTGCCGGCCCCCACCAGAACGTCCCGGTCGAGCCCGTCGTCGTCGAACGCGCGGTGCTCGTCGAATCCAACTGA
- a CDS encoding CvpA family protein has translation MTVFDYILLAVVAMSALVGMWRGLVSEIMALVAWIAALGAAWLYASSVAEMFAGVISEPAWRQVAGFAAIFVGVLLLAAILRFLLRELLRAAGLGPADRMFGTLFGVARGVAIAFVLVLVGGMLGMAKEPWWVNSLLAPPLETAVIASKPWLPDVVAERIRFR, from the coding sequence ATGACGGTCTTCGATTACATTCTGCTGGCGGTCGTGGCGATGTCGGCGCTGGTGGGCATGTGGCGCGGACTGGTCAGCGAGATCATGGCGCTGGTGGCCTGGATTGCCGCGCTGGGCGCGGCGTGGCTGTATGCGTCCAGCGTCGCCGAGATGTTCGCTGGCGTCATCAGTGAGCCGGCGTGGCGTCAGGTCGCGGGTTTCGCCGCGATCTTCGTGGGCGTACTATTGCTCGCAGCGATTCTGCGCTTCCTGCTTAGGGAGTTGCTGCGGGCTGCAGGACTGGGGCCGGCGGACCGCATGTTCGGTACGCTGTTCGGCGTCGCCAGAGGTGTGGCGATCGCGTTCGTGCTGGTGCTGGTAGGTGGCATGTTGGGCATGGCGAAGGAACCCTGGTGGGTCAATTCGCTGCTGGCCCCGCCGCTTGAGACGGCGGTCATCGCTTCCAAGCCATGGCTGCCGGATGTGGTCGCCGAGAGGATTCGGTTCAGATAG
- a CDS encoding peptidylprolyl isomerase, whose translation MNVKLYTNHGAITLELDADKAPETVANFVAYVEAGHYDGTIFHRVIDNFMIQGGGFEPGMKQKPTRDPIKNEADNGLKNDFGTIAMARTQAPHSATAQFFINVADNAFLNHRSPDMQGWGYCVFGRVTDGIDVVDKIRAVPTGSSGFHQDVPKEDVLIERAEIA comes from the coding sequence ATGAACGTCAAGCTGTACACCAACCACGGTGCGATCACCCTCGAACTGGATGCCGACAAGGCTCCCGAGACGGTCGCCAATTTCGTCGCCTACGTCGAGGCTGGTCATTACGACGGCACCATCTTCCATCGCGTCATCGACAATTTCATGATCCAGGGCGGCGGTTTCGAGCCCGGCATGAAGCAGAAGCCCACGCGCGATCCGATTAAGAACGAGGCCGACAACGGCCTCAAGAACGACTTCGGCACCATCGCGATGGCGCGCACGCAGGCACCGCACTCGGCCACCGCGCAGTTCTTCATCAACGTCGCCGACAACGCCTTCCTCAATCATCGCTCGCCCGACATGCAGGGCTGGGGCTATTGCGTGTTCGGGCGTGTCACCGACGGCATCGACGTGGTAGACAAGATTCGCGCAGTGCCCACCGGCTCCAGCGGCTTTCACCAGGACGTGCCGAAAGAGGACGTGCTGATCGAACGCGCCGAGATCGCCTGA
- the accD gene encoding acetyl-CoA carboxylase, carboxyltransferase subunit beta: MSWFSKLLPPRINKSAAGGKKSIPEGLWSKCSACEAVLYRADLDSNQAVCPKCGHHQRIRARERLDHLLDADGREEIGREVTPVDPLKFRDSKRYTDRLSAATKQTAEDDALVVMRGALCGQPVVVACFEFDFMGGSMGSVVGERFMRGVRAAEQLRAPFICITASGGARMQESLFSLMQMAKTTAGLTRLSKRRLPFITVLTDPTMGGVSASFAFLGDVVIAEPGALIGFAGPRVIEQTVRETLPEGFQRSEFLLEKGAIDMIVDRREMRDELAHIIALLTRQNAPAASAS; the protein is encoded by the coding sequence ATGAGCTGGTTCAGCAAGCTGCTGCCGCCGCGCATCAACAAGTCGGCGGCTGGCGGCAAGAAGTCCATTCCCGAAGGGCTGTGGAGCAAGTGCTCGGCATGCGAGGCCGTGCTCTATCGCGCCGATCTGGACAGCAACCAGGCGGTCTGCCCGAAGTGCGGCCATCACCAGCGCATTCGCGCGCGCGAGCGTCTCGACCATCTGCTCGACGCCGATGGCCGCGAGGAGATCGGCCGCGAGGTCACGCCGGTCGATCCGCTCAAGTTTCGCGACTCCAAGCGCTACACGGATCGTCTCTCCGCCGCCACCAAGCAGACCGCCGAGGACGATGCGCTGGTCGTGATGCGCGGCGCCCTGTGCGGTCAGCCGGTGGTGGTTGCCTGTTTCGAATTCGACTTCATGGGCGGTTCCATGGGTTCGGTCGTCGGCGAGCGCTTCATGCGCGGCGTGCGTGCGGCCGAACAACTGCGCGCTCCGTTCATCTGCATCACTGCCTCAGGCGGGGCACGCATGCAGGAGAGCCTGTTCTCGCTGATGCAGATGGCCAAGACCACGGCGGGCCTGACGCGGCTCTCCAAGCGCCGTCTACCCTTCATCACGGTGCTCACCGACCCGACCATGGGCGGGGTGTCGGCGAGCTTCGCGTTCCTGGGGGACGTGGTCATCGCCGAGCCGGGTGCGCTGATCGGTTTCGCCGGACCGCGCGTGATCGAGCAGACGGTGCGCGAGACCCTTCCCGAGGGCTTCCAGCGCTCCGAATTCCTTCTCGAAAAGGGCGCGATCGACATGATCGTCGACCGCCGTGAGATGCGTGACGAGCTCGCCCACATCATCGCCTTGCTCACCCGCCAGAACGCGCCCGCAGCGTCCGCCTCCTGA
- the trpA gene encoding tryptophan synthase subunit alpha: MSRIQTVFERQREQGRKALIPFITAGDPDAELTLSLMHALVEGGADIIELGVPFSDPMADGPTIQRASERALARGMTLRKVIELVRRFRENDLDTPVVLMGYANPIEAMGPQAFVDAAREAGVDGVLVVDYPPEECREFAVRVRDAGLDPIFLLAPTSTDQRFGDISEAGSGYIYYVSLKGVTGVGAVDFDEVGRRIESIRSRVGLPIGVGFGIRDAASAQRVGRFADAIVVGSRIIEEIEGSAREDAAANVRTFVQGLRDALDELQEKGR; this comes from the coding sequence ATGTCCAGAATCCAAACCGTTTTCGAACGCCAGCGCGAACAGGGCCGCAAGGCCCTGATTCCGTTCATCACCGCCGGCGACCCCGACGCAGAACTGACCCTGTCGCTGATGCACGCGCTGGTCGAAGGTGGCGCCGACATCATCGAGCTTGGCGTGCCGTTTTCCGATCCGATGGCCGACGGGCCGACCATCCAGCGCGCTTCCGAACGCGCGCTCGCGCGCGGCATGACGCTGCGCAAGGTCATCGAGCTGGTGCGCCGCTTTCGCGAGAACGACCTCGACACCCCAGTGGTGCTGATGGGTTACGCCAACCCCATCGAGGCAATGGGACCGCAGGCCTTCGTCGACGCTGCGCGTGAGGCCGGCGTTGACGGTGTGCTGGTGGTCGACTACCCACCCGAGGAGTGCCGCGAGTTCGCAGTGCGCGTGCGCGACGCGGGCCTCGACCCGATCTTCCTGCTGGCGCCGACGTCGACGGATCAACGTTTCGGCGACATCTCCGAAGCCGGCAGTGGCTACATCTACTACGTGTCGCTCAAGGGCGTGACCGGGGTCGGCGCGGTCGACTTCGACGAGGTCGGGCGTCGCATCGAAAGCATCCGCTCGCGCGTCGGTCTGCCCATCGGGGTGGGCTTCGGCATCCGCGATGCCGCCTCCGCGCAGCGCGTCGGACGTTTCGCCGACGCGATCGTCGTCGGCAGTCGCATCATCGAGGAGATCGAGGGCAGTGCGCGCGAGGACGCCGCGGCGAATGTACGCACCTTCGTGCAAGGTTTGCGCGACGCGCTCGACGAACTGCAGGAGAAGGGACGATGA
- a CDS encoding O-succinylhomoserine sulfhydrylase yields MNDFDFDTLAVRAGTTRSDFGEHSEALYLTSSFCFENAAEAAARFSGEEAGMVYARFTNPTVSMMQERLAALEGGEACVATSSGMSAILALVMGTMKAGEHVVASTGLFGATQQLLGNIMARFGIETTMVPATDVEAYRRAIRPETRLIFVETPSNPLTEVVDISAVAAVAREAGALFAVDNCFCTPALQRPLELGADIVVHSATKYLDGQGRVLGGAVVGAAPVVEEVFKFLRTAGPCISPFNAWVILKGLETLRIRMQAQSAAALELARWLEVLPGVARVHYPGLESHPQHALAMRQQRGSGGAIVSFDVEGGRERAWQVVDSTRMLSITANLGDTRTTITHPATTTHGRISAEARTAAGIGEGLLRVAVGLESVEDIKADLARGLHA; encoded by the coding sequence ATGAACGACTTTGATTTCGACACCCTCGCGGTGCGCGCCGGGACGACGCGCAGCGATTTCGGCGAGCACAGCGAGGCGCTCTACCTGACCTCGAGTTTCTGCTTCGAGAATGCGGCCGAAGCGGCCGCGCGTTTCTCGGGCGAGGAGGCGGGTATGGTCTATGCCCGCTTCACCAACCCCACCGTGTCGATGATGCAGGAGCGGCTCGCCGCCCTCGAAGGGGGCGAGGCTTGTGTCGCCACCTCGTCGGGGATGTCAGCCATTCTCGCGCTGGTGATGGGCACGATGAAAGCCGGTGAGCACGTCGTCGCCTCCACCGGCCTGTTTGGCGCGACGCAGCAGTTGCTGGGTAACATCATGGCGCGTTTCGGCATCGAGACCACGATGGTGCCGGCCACCGATGTGGAGGCCTACCGTCGCGCGATTCGCCCCGAGACACGGCTGATCTTCGTCGAGACGCCGTCGAACCCGCTTACCGAGGTCGTCGACATCTCGGCGGTGGCGGCGGTCGCCCGCGAAGCCGGTGCGCTGTTCGCGGTCGACAACTGCTTCTGCACGCCGGCGCTGCAGCGCCCGCTCGAACTCGGCGCGGACATCGTCGTGCATTCGGCCACCAAGTATCTGGACGGGCAGGGTCGCGTGCTCGGCGGTGCAGTGGTCGGTGCCGCACCCGTCGTCGAGGAAGTGTTCAAGTTCCTGCGCACTGCCGGACCGTGCATCTCGCCATTCAATGCCTGGGTGATCCTCAAGGGACTGGAGACGCTACGCATCCGCATGCAGGCGCAGTCGGCCGCGGCGCTCGAACTGGCGCGCTGGCTGGAGGTGCTGCCGGGTGTTGCGCGCGTGCATTACCCGGGGCTGGAATCGCACCCGCAGCATGCGCTGGCGATGCGCCAGCAGCGTGGCAGCGGCGGCGCGATCGTCAGCTTCGATGTCGAGGGCGGACGCGAGCGCGCCTGGCAGGTCGTCGACTCGACACGGATGCTGTCGATCACGGCCAACCTGGGCGACACGCGCACCACCATCACGCATCCGGCGACGACCACGCACGGGCGCATCTCGGCCGAGGCGCGCACTGCGGCCGGCATCGGCGAGGGGCTGCTGCGTGTGGCCGTCGGGCTGGAGTCGGTCGAGGACATCAAGGCCGATCTGGCGCGCGGCCTGCATGCTTGA
- a CDS encoding UDP-2,3-diacylglucosamine diphosphatase, whose protein sequence is MKALFISDLHLGEEHPETLAAFDALIDGPARGVDTLYILGDLFEYWAGDDDDTALARHVATRLRALADEDGVAIWFLAGNRDFLIGEDYAARAGLRLLAEPSEIDLDGQCVLLSHGDTLCTDDVAYQQYRAMVRDPAWQRDFLARPLAERRAIVDDLRAKSAESKQSKSMQIMDVNVSAVETLLRAHGHPTLIHGHTHRPARHVHHVDGRECVRWVLPDWHDDAPYLLWDGAHGFVTGRIRPA, encoded by the coding sequence GTGAAGGCACTGTTCATCTCCGACCTGCATCTGGGCGAGGAGCACCCCGAAACCCTCGCCGCATTCGACGCGCTGATCGACGGGCCGGCACGCGGCGTGGACACGCTCTACATCCTCGGTGATCTGTTCGAATACTGGGCCGGCGACGATGATGATACGGCGCTCGCCCGCCACGTCGCGACGCGCCTGCGCGCGCTGGCCGACGAGGACGGCGTCGCGATCTGGTTTCTGGCGGGCAACCGGGATTTCCTGATCGGCGAGGATTACGCCGCGCGTGCGGGCTTGCGCCTGCTCGCCGAACCCAGCGAAATCGATCTGGACGGCCAGTGCGTGCTGCTCTCACATGGCGATACGTTGTGCACCGACGACGTCGCCTATCAGCAGTATCGCGCAATGGTGCGCGATCCGGCCTGGCAGCGCGACTTTCTCGCCCGTCCGCTGGCCGAGCGCCGCGCCATCGTCGACGACCTGCGCGCGAAGAGCGCCGAGTCCAAGCAGAGCAAGTCGATGCAGATCATGGACGTCAACGTATCGGCGGTCGAAACCCTGCTGCGCGCTCATGGCCACCCGACGCTGATCCATGGCCACACGCACCGCCCCGCGCGTCACGTACACCACGTCGACGGGCGCGAGTGCGTGCGCTGGGTGCTGCCCGACTGGCACGATGATGCGCCCTACCTGCTGTGGGACGGAGCGCACGGCTTCGTGACCGGCCGCATTCGACCCGCCTGA
- a CDS encoding PH domain-containing protein: protein MSYIEESLSDGERIEARFRLHWFSWMPMVGWILLGVVTFGLTLLVAIYEYLRLKYLEQGVTNKRVILKRGIISRQTDEMKLGSIETVEIDQSVFGRIFGFGNVRVTGRGISDLVFKRIDDPMSVKRAIENVSHPAS, encoded by the coding sequence ATGTCCTATATCGAGGAATCATTGTCCGATGGCGAGCGCATCGAAGCCCGCTTTCGGCTGCACTGGTTCTCGTGGATGCCGATGGTCGGCTGGATCCTGCTGGGGGTGGTGACCTTCGGCCTCACCTTGCTGGTGGCGATCTACGAGTATCTGCGGCTGAAGTACCTGGAGCAGGGCGTCACCAACAAGCGCGTGATCCTCAAGCGCGGCATCATCAGCCGCCAGACCGACGAGATGAAGCTCGGCTCGATCGAGACCGTCGAGATCGATCAGAGTGTGTTCGGGCGCATCTTCGGTTTCGGCAACGTCCGCGTCACCGGTCGCGGCATCAGCGATCTGGTGTTCAAGCGCATCGACGATCCGATGTCGGTCAAGCGCGCGATCGAGAACGTCAGCCACCCGGCGTCCTGA
- the folC gene encoding bifunctional tetrahydrofolate synthase/dihydrofolate synthase, which produces MSPPKTLDAWLRLLESRHAHAIQLGLERVEAVCARMACASDAVIITVGGTNGKGSTCAMLEAVLRAGGHRVGLYTSPHLLRYNERVRIDGREVDDATLVEAFDAVEAAREDTPLTYFEHGTLAAWHVFCRDRLDVIVLEVGLGGRLDAVNVFDPDCAVVTSIAMDHQDYLGDTREAIGHEKAGIFRAGRPAICADPQPPESLVCHARDIGAELWLIGRDFGHSGDRQQWSWWRAARGAEAAPVRRSGLAFPALRGVNQLLNASAVLMALEVLRDRIPVAMQAVREGFMHVELPGRFQILPGRPAVILDVAHNVQAAGVLAENLISMGFFPETWAVVGMYADKDVEGVVGLLAGRIDHWCVASLDGPRGLSAEALATRMHEAGIDSDVRCFDSPDEAYRAVRKCAGDDDRIVVFGSFMTVSGVMAAIGTSGAHAPRVR; this is translated from the coding sequence ATGTCGCCGCCGAAGACCCTCGACGCCTGGTTGCGGCTGCTCGAGTCGCGCCACGCACACGCGATCCAGCTCGGGCTGGAGCGTGTCGAGGCGGTGTGTGCGCGCATGGCATGCGCCAGCGACGCGGTGATCATCACCGTCGGTGGCACCAACGGCAAGGGCTCGACCTGCGCGATGCTCGAGGCGGTGTTGCGCGCCGGCGGCCATCGTGTCGGTCTGTACACCTCCCCGCATCTGCTGCGTTACAACGAGCGCGTGCGCATCGATGGCCGGGAAGTCGATGACGCGACCTTGGTGGAGGCCTTCGATGCGGTCGAGGCCGCGCGTGAAGACACCCCGCTGACCTATTTCGAACACGGCACGCTCGCGGCATGGCATGTGTTCTGTCGCGATCGGCTCGACGTGATCGTGCTCGAGGTGGGGCTGGGCGGACGTCTGGATGCGGTCAATGTGTTCGACCCGGATTGTGCCGTCGTCACGTCGATCGCGATGGACCATCAGGACTACCTCGGTGACACGCGCGAAGCCATCGGCCACGAGAAGGCCGGCATCTTCCGCGCCGGGCGGCCGGCAATATGTGCCGATCCGCAGCCTCCGGAGTCCCTGGTGTGCCACGCGCGGGACATCGGCGCCGAACTGTGGCTGATCGGGCGCGATTTCGGTCATTCGGGCGACCGTCAGCAGTGGTCGTGGTGGCGCGCCGCACGTGGAGCGGAAGCGGCGCCGGTGCGCCGCTCAGGTCTGGCCTTTCCGGCGCTGCGCGGTGTCAATCAGTTGCTCAACGCCTCGGCCGTGCTGATGGCGCTGGAAGTATTGCGTGATCGCATTCCGGTGGCGATGCAGGCGGTTCGCGAAGGTTTCATGCATGTCGAATTGCCCGGACGATTCCAGATTCTGCCTGGGCGACCTGCCGTGATCCTGGACGTCGCGCACAACGTACAGGCGGCGGGGGTGCTCGCGGAAAACCTGATTTCGATGGGTTTCTTTCCCGAAACCTGGGCGGTGGTGGGCATGTATGCCGATAAGGACGTCGAGGGTGTGGTCGGCCTGCTCGCCGGACGCATCGACCACTGGTGCGTGGCGAGTCTCGACGGACCGCGAGGGTTGTCGGCCGAGGCTCTTGCGACCCGCATGCATGAAGCCGGCATCGACTCCGATGTGCGCTGCTTCGACAGTCCCGACGAGGCCTATCGTGCAGTGCGGAAATGCGCAGGCGACGATGATAGAATTGTGGTCTTCGGGTCTTTCATGACCGTGTCCGGCGTGATGGCCGCGATCGGGACTTCTGGAGCGCATGCCCCGCGTGTCCGATAA
- the purF gene encoding amidophosphoribosyltransferase, with translation MCGIIGVVAKSPVNQMLYDGLLVLQHRGQDAAGIATSDGSKFFMHKAPGLVRDSFRTRNMRNLVGNSGIGHVRYPTAGSSCNPAEAQPFYVNSPFGLLLAHNGNLTNSEELKREIYLSDLRHINTTSDSEVLLNVLAHELQAAANGFKLDDEAVFRAVANVHRRCRGAYAAVVMIAGYGLLAFRDPHGIRPLVVGRRDVEEGAEWMVASESVAIDVSGHRMVRDVAPGEAILIDLDGSFRSRQCAQSTVQAPCMFEFVYLARPDSIIDGISVYESRVKMGEYLAEKFRRTYPHADVDVVIPIPDSSRPSAMEMAHHLGLPYREGFVKNRYIGRTFIMPGQAVRRKSVRQKLNAIHQEFKGKTVLLVDDSIVRGTTSREIVMMAREAGAVKVYLASAAPPVRYANVYGIDMPSRSELIAAHRDEQEICREIGADGLIYQDLEDLKASVAALNPAISHFETSCFDGNYVTGDITEEYLSGVENQRGEGRGGEVDDDAQLDLNLVVGNQD, from the coding sequence ATGTGCGGAATCATAGGGGTCGTCGCGAAGTCCCCGGTCAATCAGATGTTGTACGACGGTCTGCTGGTTCTCCAGCACCGGGGGCAGGACGCCGCCGGCATCGCGACCTCGGACGGTTCCAAGTTCTTCATGCACAAGGCCCCGGGCCTGGTGCGTGACTCGTTCCGGACGCGCAACATGCGCAATCTCGTCGGCAATTCGGGCATCGGCCACGTGCGCTACCCGACCGCCGGCTCGTCCTGCAATCCGGCCGAGGCGCAGCCGTTCTACGTCAATTCGCCGTTCGGCTTGCTGCTCGCCCACAACGGCAATCTGACCAACTCGGAAGAGCTCAAGCGCGAGATCTACCTGTCGGACCTGCGCCACATCAACACCACTTCGGATTCCGAGGTGCTGCTCAACGTGCTCGCGCATGAACTGCAGGCCGCGGCCAACGGCTTCAAGCTTGATGACGAGGCGGTCTTCCGTGCGGTCGCGAACGTGCATCGGCGCTGTCGTGGTGCCTACGCCGCGGTGGTGATGATTGCCGGCTATGGTCTCCTCGCCTTCCGTGATCCGCACGGCATCCGTCCGCTGGTGGTGGGGCGTCGGGATGTCGAGGAGGGCGCGGAGTGGATGGTTGCTTCCGAATCCGTGGCGATCGACGTGTCCGGTCACCGCATGGTGCGCGATGTTGCGCCAGGCGAGGCGATACTGATCGATCTGGACGGCAGTTTCCGCAGCCGTCAGTGCGCGCAGAGCACGGTGCAGGCGCCGTGCATGTTCGAGTTCGTGTATCTGGCGCGCCCGGACTCGATCATCGACGGCATCTCGGTGTACGAGTCACGCGTGAAGATGGGCGAATACCTCGCGGAGAAGTTCCGCCGCACGTATCCGCACGCCGATGTGGATGTGGTGATCCCGATCCCCGATTCGAGTCGCCCCTCCGCGATGGAGATGGCCCATCATCTGGGGCTGCCGTACCGCGAAGGCTTCGTCAAGAACCGCTACATCGGCCGCACCTTCATCATGCCGGGCCAGGCCGTGCGGCGTAAGTCGGTGCGCCAGAAGCTCAACGCCATCCATCAGGAGTTCAAGGGCAAGACGGTACTGCTGGTCGACGACTCCATCGTGCGCGGAACCACCAGCCGCGAGATCGTCATGATGGCGCGCGAGGCCGGCGCGGTGAAGGTCTATCTGGCCTCGGCCGCGCCGCCGGTGCGCTATGCCAATGTGTACGGCATCGACATGCCCTCGCGCAGCGAACTCATCGCCGCCCATCGCGACGAACAGGAAATCTGCCGAGAGATCGGCGCCGACGGCCTGATCTACCAGGATCTGGAAGACCTCAAGGCCTCGGTGGCGGCGCTCAATCCGGCGATCTCGCATTTCGAGACCTCGTGCTTCGACGGAAACTATGTCACCGGCGACATCACGGAAGAATACCTGTCCGGCGTCGAGAATCAGCGCGGCGAAGGACGCGGTGGCGAAGTCGATGACGATGCCCAGCTCGACCTGAATCTGGTGGTCGGCAACCAGGACTGA
- a CDS encoding SPOR domain-containing protein: MPRVSDNDNLELKKRSRRRLVGAAALALVAAIVLPMVMDSEPATSVHDIQVSIPERGLDSSPISALPETPPSRPTEIPTVPDSAAPEVEEAVRPVEPVVEPEPRPAPPAAATAQGAEREAAPRAPTDEPTPVQAQTPPEADVAESSAEAERARAILEGRTTSPPVSSDEFVVQVGAFSDADKASSRQLELAARGFKSYIERSGGVSRVRIGPFASRVDAEAMLRRLESASLDGVVSTR; this comes from the coding sequence ATGCCCCGCGTGTCCGATAACGACAACCTCGAGTTAAAAAAGCGTTCGCGCCGCCGCCTCGTCGGTGCCGCCGCGCTGGCGCTGGTCGCCGCGATCGTCCTGCCGATGGTGATGGACAGCGAGCCGGCCACCAGCGTGCACGACATCCAGGTCAGTATTCCCGAGCGCGGTCTCGACAGCAGCCCGATCTCGGCGCTGCCGGAGACGCCCCCGTCCCGGCCGACCGAAATTCCGACGGTTCCCGACAGCGCCGCGCCTGAGGTTGAGGAGGCGGTGCGCCCGGTCGAGCCGGTGGTCGAGCCTGAGCCCAGGCCTGCGCCGCCTGCTGCGGCGACCGCGCAAGGCGCGGAGCGCGAGGCCGCGCCGAGGGCGCCCACCGATGAACCCACTCCGGTACAGGCGCAGACCCCGCCCGAGGCGGATGTTGCCGAGTCGAGTGCGGAGGCTGAGCGTGCGCGGGCGATCCTCGAGGGGCGCACGACTTCCCCTCCGGTTTCCTCGGACGAATTCGTGGTTCAGGTGGGGGCCTTCTCGGATGCCGACAAGGCTTCCTCGCGCCAGCTCGAGCTGGCTGCGCGTGGCTTCAAATCCTATATCGAACGCAGTGGCGGGGTTTCGCGCGTGCGCATCGGGCCGTTCGCCTCGCGCGTGGATGCCGAGGCGATGCTGCGCAGGCTCGAGAGCGCTTCGCTCGACGGCGTGGTGTCGACGCGCTGA
- the cysS gene encoding cysteine--tRNA ligase, with product MLQIHNTLTRRKQEFVPIEAGKVRMYVCGMTVYDYCHLGHARVMVVFDMVSRWLRASGFDITYVRNITDIDDKIIRRAQENGESIRALTDRFIAAMHEDADALGVLRPDHEPRATDYVASMQSLIERLTDKGLAYVAANKDVCYAVRKFDGYGKLSGKSLDELRAGERVEVAGDKHDPLDFVLWKHAREDEPGEVKWASPWGEGRPGWHIECSAMSSELLGDHFDIHGGGADLQFPHHENEIAQSEGAHGHAFVNYWMHNGFVRVDDEKMSKSLGNFFTIREVLKKYDAEVVRFFILRAHYRSALNYSDAHLDDARNALTRLYTALKNAAPAPLTAIDWNDAHAARFRAAMDDDFNTAEAVAVLFELAGEVNRDADAFKASLLKALGGALGLLEREPLAFLQGGSDDEAGEIETKIAERAAAKKARDFATADRIRDELTAAGIVLEDGPAGTTWRRA from the coding sequence ATGCTGCAGATCCACAACACCCTGACCCGCAGGAAGCAGGAATTCGTACCCATCGAGGCCGGCAAGGTCCGCATGTACGTGTGCGGCATGACGGTGTACGACTACTGTCACCTCGGTCACGCGCGGGTCATGGTGGTGTTCGACATGGTCTCGCGCTGGCTGCGTGCGAGCGGCTTCGACATCACCTATGTGCGCAACATCACCGATATCGACGACAAGATCATCCGCCGCGCGCAGGAAAACGGTGAATCGATTCGCGCCCTGACCGACCGTTTCATCGCCGCGATGCACGAGGATGCCGACGCGCTCGGCGTGCTGCGCCCCGATCACGAGCCGCGCGCCACCGATTACGTGGCCTCCATGCAGAGCCTGATCGAGCGCCTCACCGACAAGGGTCTGGCCTACGTCGCCGCCAACAAGGATGTGTGCTACGCGGTGCGCAAGTTCGACGGCTACGGCAAGCTCTCGGGCAAGTCGCTCGACGAGCTGCGTGCCGGCGAGCGCGTGGAAGTGGCCGGCGACAAGCACGATCCGCTCGACTTCGTGCTGTGGAAGCACGCGCGCGAGGATGAGCCGGGCGAGGTGAAGTGGGCCTCGCCCTGGGGTGAAGGCCGGCCGGGCTGGCATATCGAATGCTCGGCCATGAGCTCGGAGCTGCTCGGAGATCACTTCGACATCCATGGCGGCGGCGCCGACCTGCAGTTCCCGCACCACGAGAACGAGATCGCCCAGTCTGAGGGCGCACACGGCCACGCCTTCGTCAATTACTGGATGCACAACGGCTTCGTGCGCGTCGACGACGAGAAGATGTCCAAGTCGCTGGGCAACTTCTTCACCATCCGGGAGGTGCTGAAGAAATACGACGCCGAGGTGGTGCGCTTCTTCATCCTGCGCGCGCACTATCGCAGCGCCTTGAACTATTCCGATGCGCACCTCGATGACGCGCGTAACGCGCTCACCCGGCTGTATACGGCGCTGAAGAATGCCGCGCCGGCGCCGTTGACCGCCATCGACTGGAACGACGCGCATGCGGCGCGTTTTCGCGCGGCGATGGACGACGACTTCAATACCGCCGAGGCAGTAGCCGTGTTGTTCGAATTGGCCGGGGAGGTCAATCGCGACGCCGATGCCTTCAAGGCAAGCCTGCTCAAGGCGCTGGGCGGCGCGCTCGGCCTGCTCGAACGCGAGCCGCTTGCGTTCCTGCAAGGCGGGTCCGATGACGAAGCCGGCGAGATCGAGACGAAGATCGCCGAGCGCGCCGCGGCAAAGAAGGCGCGCGATTTCGCGACCGCCGACCGTATCCGCGACGAGTTGACGGCGGCGGGCATCGTCCTCGAGGACGGACCTGCCGGCACCACCTGGCGTCGCGCCTGA